The region CCTGCACCCAGCCAAACAGCAGTGAGATtcatggagagagaaagacactgaCTTCTCttgccccaccttccccaccttCAGGGAGGAGCAGTGAATTCCCCAGCTGGTGTCCCATTCAACCCGACTCCCCAGCTCACAAACTCCATCCTTAAGGTTCTGATGAGGTTCATCAGCTGCCCTGACACAGCTAGGCCACTAGGTGTCAGCAAAGACCCAGGGCCTGGCTAGGGCTAaagcgggtggggggggggggcggggggggcggggcaaagTTTTGCTTTCCTCTGTtaaccctctctgcttccccactTCTAGTTGCTTCTGGCCCCTCAGAGTCACTCACTGCTCACATTTCTTAGTCTTTGTGATTCCTTCTAGTCTGCTGGAGAAGCCTTAGCCTGCTCTCCTCCTAGGACTCAGAGCTGCGCAGACTGGCATGTTCCTGAGACCCCGATGCCCTCTCCTTTTGCAGGGCTGCCTCCTCCCCAACCACTATTTCAGCGGCTCTGCTCTggaccctgcctcctcctgctctccctgggcctcagtctcctgctGCTGGTGGTTGTCTGTGTGATCGGATCCCAGAGTGGGTGCCTgctggcgggtggggggggggggcgggcagggaagGGTTCAACGTGGAGGGTTGGCGGGAGCAGTGGTGGTGGGGTGCTGGTAGCTGTGATAGTGGACCCAGCACCCTCTCCTGCTCAGACTCCAAACTGCAGGAAGAGCTGCGGACCCTGCGAGAGACGGTCAGCAACCTCACAGTGAGCACAGAGGCCGAGTTCAAGGACCTGCGCACCCATGGTGAGggggccagggctgaggctgggggcagCTGTGGGTTGCTAGGGATGTTGGGACACTGAGCAGTTTCTCCcgcaggaggaggggtgggcagaaAGATGAAAGCCCTGGAGTCCCAGATGGAGAAACAGCAGGAGGACCTGAGTCAAGGTCAGAGAGGGGGCACGCATGTCAGCGTCTGTGTGTGGAATACAGGGCTCTCCCAGGCCAAACCAAGGGGTCTGGGCTGCAGTTTTTCCCCCTACAATTCTCAAATGTTTTACTGAcagcaatttttatttctcacctaAACCAAGGGGTCTTGTGGCAAGGGTATCTGTGATTGATCTTCGGtcctgcacacacatgcagatCTTTCCCAGCACCCAGTGTTCACATCACCCTCCTTGCCCTCCTCACTCTCAACCTTCCCGTCCCCCACCCTGTCTCCCCAGATCACTCCAGCTTGCTGCTACATGTGAAGACGTTTGTGTCTGACTTGCGAAGCCTGAACTGTCAGCTGGCCATACTCCAGGGCAACGGTGAGGAggcaggggtgcccagccctgcttTTCTGCCTATTTCTCCTCCTGGAGGAGCCTTAGCCCCTCGACCCTCCCTGTGCACCTCTCCCACTCCCAGGCTCTGAAAATAGCTGCTGCCCTGTCAACTGGGTGGAGCATGAAGGCAGCTGCTATTGGTTCTCTCACACTGGGAAGTCCTGGTCCGAGGCTGAGAAGTACTGCCAGCTGGAGAACGCGACCCTGGTGGTGATCAGCTCCTTGGAGGAGCAGGTAAGGGCTCTGAAGGGCTCATCTGGGAGTTTGGCTATTCTGCCAGGGAGGTcaccaccctcctctctccccagaaaTTTGTCCAGCACCACATGGGCCCTGGGAACACCTGGATTGGCCTCACTGACCACACTGGGTCCTGGAAATGGGTGGATGGTTCAGACTATGAGAAGGGCTTCCGGTGAGTGTGTGCTCTGCATCCTGTCCCTTTTACCTGGGCTCTGCTATCCCAGCTGGGCGGGTCCAAGGGCAAGAGGGGCTCCTCAGCTTGGCTGAGCGTTGGCTCCCTGGGGCCCAATCTGCCTCTTCTTCCTAGGAACTGGAGACCAGATCAGCCGGACGACTGGCACGGGCACGGGCTGGGGGGAGGCGAGGACTGTGCCCACCTCACGGCTGACGGCCGCTGGAACGATGATGTCTGCAGGAGGCCCTACCGCTGGGTCTGCGAGACAGAGCTGCACAGGGCAAGCAAGGAGCCTCCTCCccactaatttattttctcagtgccTCCTCCTATTGAAGGGGATCCTCCTCTCTGGGGGTCTCTTCATGTTCTCGGGGGTTTTCATGCAGGATTttaagggaaagggagaggatgGTGTCTGAGGAATGAAAATGATGTTCGGAGGGGTGGGGACATTGAAACCATGCCACTTTCTGCAGTTTGCAGTTTGTtattgtaaacttttttttagagtaaaaagaagagaaatatatgaaacattttgATCTGTCTGGTTTATTGGGGattaggaaggggagggggcttgcTGGCAGTAGGAAGCCCTGGGCAGGTCGTGGGTTACTGGGAGAACAATATGGGCTTTGGGTCGGACAGCAGATTCATTATTTACAGGCATGTGGTTTAGGGCAAGTTACTTTGTTCTCTGGGTCTCAGCCAGAAAACAGTGCTGTTATGGGGACCATTCCCCTTCCAGCAATACCCCAGAATTAGAATCACCCCTATGTGCTGAGTGCTTCCAAAGCTTCAGATGAAACTCCTTGGTGTCTGTTGTGTGCATTATAGTGAAGAGAAGCAGCATCCACAGGCAACAAATACAATGAATCAAAATGGAGGCCCAACCAAGAGTCACCAAACACTCGAGGAAGAGCAGTTCATGGAAGGGAAATCCCAGGTAAATAGAATCTGTAACCCAAGATAGGAGTTAACAGACAAACAGATCAAGACTTACAGACACTGGTCATTAACAAAAACTGACAAGATGTTAGCTACAAGTAAGTTCCCAATTAGTTCTAAAAAGGAGGAATGCTCTGACTGCAATGAAACACAGTTAGACATGAACACAAAAGTAAAGCCAAAAATGATCTACAACATACACATTTCTCACCATCTTTGTAGATAACTTTAAGGGAAAAATCAAAGTACACTCAAGTGAATTAGACACGAACAAGGAGAGCACCGCACAGTGAGGTCGTGGGACGGTCTGAAGCAGCTCCCGGAAGGAGCTGTGGAAGCTGTTagcacatttattaaaaacaagaatgacAGAATTGAAATAAGCTAAGTTTTAACTCAAGGAACttcaaaagcaataataaaatcaaaccccaaaatagaagaaaggggtttattttttcaaaagcaaaaattaatgaactagaatataaaaatataagtatgacGCATAAAAGAAAAATCGAATTCTTGGGAAAGGTGAACAAAATAAtatgaaggagagaaagggaaacacagaCACTGGATGTCAGAAAGGAGCAGGTTAGAGAAGCACAGGACCGAGGATGCGGTCATGTCCCACTCCTGCATCTGAAGCAGCAGAGTAAAGACAGTGTTTCCCACCGTTGGGGTAATTTTTAGGCTAATCCCTTAGAAACAGAGCTGATAACTTCCAAACTTagtaagaggaagaggaaaaaaaaagttaatttaaaagaaggcaggaaaaaagagaaaaggaaataaaattgataGATAAGAAAAGGCACAAAGAAAGAGGCTAGTGCTGAGTCCAGATGTGCTGCTGGTTATATTAAATGCAAAGGACTAAATTATCTTGTTAAAGGAAAAGAACTTGcagacagaataaaaaataagatccaACCATATGCCCAAGATGCATATCTAAAACAGAGAGATGAAAGCAAAAGCATGAAAAGGATATGGTAAGCAAGTTCTAATTAAATCAATTATCGTATAAAGTATAGTTTATAACAAAGTGTTATTAGAAATAAAGAGGGTCTCTTCCTAATGATAAAAGGTTTAATTCAACAGGGAAATACATTGGTATTAAATTTATGTGCATggccccaaaatatataaaactaaaattttggaAATACAAGAACAAATTGACAGATCTATATTGTAGGAGATTGTAATACATCTCTCTAGTAATTGATAGATCAAACAGACAAACCAATCACCAAGGAAACAGATGTTTTGAACCCCAGGGTGCACTTTATCATCCAACAGACCTAtttgttgggaactgtcctgcctggttttagaagctgcaatccccaccaaggctaaggctgagcaacctttggaccataagccactaaggagacaaagcttatctccctggcaggagcactgcttctgctccttttacttcatccataactggcccccaatgcttgattgcttagccaatgatgggtaagattccccaaggggggaacgacctaagacaggcacgatcacagggaggccccagggaaggatttggagggctatagcaaaaggcggtgatggaccctcgccccttggctttgacatagcctgagtcctcattctgtctgcaagaagtctcctaatctcttggctgccttacttcccttgcccgacttaagcctgaaacaatgacagagggcagtgcagccctgtgctggaaagggtgggttccccaggtgatcaggcctgagaaagaatacataaaatcctatgaaatctgctttgctaagaatgctctcaattaaatgataagggtccgagcaggaaatgaggttgtttcccaaagttttgtagccctttaggtaacagaccctgactcagaataagcccttgtagttctttgtatgctatctattgtttgatccttactgcttgacaatgattaatgagctttacctgtattcctgtgcaaattgaacgcAATAAAGGCCTGTCAAGGCAAAGGCACTTGGCACTCTCCTTTTGAGAtagtggccaggctgctctgaggcactctccccttgagagagtagctgtgctgtcccttttcctccataggactcagtagtccgtgtaaATGTATCTTGTTTCATCCATAACACCGTGGACACTGAGGGCCGGTGTCTGTGTCACCTATTTAGTACACTGCACTCTTTACCTACAGAATATTCATTCTTTTCAGGAACATTTTGAAAAGGGACATTTAAAAAAGTTGAGCAAATAGAGAAAATTCACTACAAGgattagaaatgtaaaattccTATATAAAACATTAGCTAGTCCAATCAAAGAGTATATTAAAAGAGATATGTTCAAGTGACATATATACCAAGAATCTAAATGGTTTAacatcagaaaacatttattaataaactAGACTTAGGGAGGGCAGAAGACTAGATTAATGgtgtgcaaaagaaaaaaatcacacaatgcagaaaaagcacttggcaAAAGTTCAACACTTACTATAAAATCTTTTAGGATCTTGGCTCCTGCTATTTTGTTGCTGTATTTTTCTCAGCTTGTGGGTTCTGTCACATTTCTGCCCCACTCCATCCATGACCCCTTATGTCCCAAGGtcattgctttgattcttggcttcacccactctactCTTGTttacctgtaaattgttctttattttaattagtgtgtccttcatttctgattggatcttttttatgctgttgaggtcctcgctaagttccttgagcatccttataacgagtatttttttgttttcattttaaagattttttaaatagaaaggggaagggagggagaaagagaaggagagaaacattactgcatggttgcctctcgcacacctccAATCGGGGACCTgtcctacaatccaggcatgtgccctgactgggaatcgaactgatgatcctttggtttgcaggccagtgcttaatccactgagccataccagccagggcataactagcattttgaactctgcatctcgtagattgcttatctccattttgttttgttcttttttgggagttttgatctgttcttccatttggcccatgtttctttggtcattttggcagcctccctgtatttgtttctgtgtattttgtaGAACACCTATGTGTTGGGTCTTGCCATGCTCATTTGTCTACATGTCGCTCACCACTGCTTTCAAGCTGtaagcagagttgagtagttgtgacaaaACTGGCAAGTATTTGCTATGTGACCCTGTACAGGAAATATCTGTGACTCTACGtgtagagaagagggaagaatggACATTGGGATCAATTAGAAATCTCTGACACACTTACAAATGAGTGGATGGTTATGCATAAACCATTGTGGAGACAGGCTTTGTGGCAAGACTTATGGGAGTtaggccaccagaaacaaatcaCTGTACATCGTGTTACTGGGCGTGCTCCTCATGCTTCCCCTGGGAATGATGAGGCTGATACTCTAGCCAAGGAGCAGTGGCTAGAAACAGGGAAACCTGCCAGTCCCTCAGGAAGGGAAGTAGTCCAGTGGCTATACCATCACCTCTTACATGCTGGGCAGAAGATCATGTGGTCCACTATCAAAACTTGGGGGTCACCTGTTACATTGGCAGAGGCACAAGAAGCCTGTGAGACCTGTGTTGTCTGCTCGTGAGAGCATCCCCGAAGACCTATGGGAACTTCTGGACAGGTAGTGCTGGGATGGGTACTGCTGACCTGGTGGCAGGTGAATGTAATTGGGCCCCTACATAGTTCAAAGTGATATAAATATGCTATCACAGGTATGGACATGGCCACAGGACTTTTAGCTGCTTATCCCACCTGACGCCCAGATCAGAAAGCAGTAATTGCTGTGCTGGAGTGGTTATGCGCTGCTTATGGGCAACCCTTAATCATTGAAAGTGATCAGGGAATGCATTTTACTGGGGCCTTGCTACAGCAGTGGGCTCTGGACTTGCAGATTGACTAGAAGTTCCATGTGGCCTATCACCCCCAAGCTGCTGAATgactgaacagtaaaatggtcTCTTAGAGCAGGGCCTGCGAGCTGCAGCTGCCACCCCTACACTGGGGGTTGGATGAAATGCTTATGGACTGTCCTCTGTTGGAATCGGAGGGGAGTCCCAACTCTGGTGGAAGCATTGCTCCACTGGACTGCAGCTCCAATTCAACTGCAGGTGCAGACTAAGGGTGCTTTGCTGTAACCGGACATGGGAAAACAGGGGAATATTCTCTTGCCTGCTCCAGAGGGCCTGGAGTGCAGGCAAACAGCCACTTGGACATGGCCTTGAGAAACAAAAGCCTCTCACATGTGCTGGGTGGCTCTTGTTGCCCCTTGGGGCCAAGGGGTGGAGATAAACTTACAAATAGTGCCCTGGGTGATTGGGACATGGCCCCCAGTCCTAAAGGTGACATATCCAGGGCCAGCAGACCACAAAATGCTTCTTTGTGGCACCTTTTTGATTTCCCTGTGGCCCATTATGAGTCTTCCCTGTTATTGCAAGTAGATGCTGAGCCCCCACATTGAGGCATGACAGGTCTGGTGTCCATGCCCAGGAAGACCCCCTCTCCAGCCACTGTCTTATCAGCTGACCAGAAGCTGCTTTGTATATTGCTTGAGGGCCCTAACTTGCCTTTACTGGTGCCTATAACTGCTCTGTCTTTTTCCCCTAAGGGTGCAACCTAACACCTTAGTGGACTGGGTTCATACTTATGCTTCAGTGGCTAACCAATCAGCATGCCGTGTCTGTGCTGAACTGCCCCTGAGCAGGTTGGTCTGCCTCCCAGGGCGCATCTCTCCTGCTCCTGTCTCAAACTGGACTTGGCTTCAGAACCAGTAGAACAGTGAACATCCCTTGTGGAATGCCCCCTGAACTGACATCTATGCTGGGGCTAAGCAGCAGTATGACCGGCCCAGGCCATTAAGTGGCTACTCCTTATGGGATGACTTGGGTGGCTCATAACTAGCTGGATCAGCTCCCCTTTGCACTGAGAACTATGAAGCACAAGCCCAGATGGGCTGGACTCCTATGGGTCTATGTCAGACCCATATACTTGGACATGCTGGGAGGCACAGAATGGTGCATGGGCTGCTGTTCCCACTTGGACCCTCTGGGTGGGTGACCCACATGAGTGGCCTTACTTGTATGGAAATTGGACTGGCCGTTGTACCTAGGGGTGGCCTGATTGCCTCTGTCTTGGCTGTGTGCTGTTGAAGCTTGCGCTGCTGCTGTGGCAGTGcttgtgttttgcttgcttgttgctgTAGCCCTGACTGCTATTGTGGGTTATGGGTGtagggctctgccctcctcaccaagGGACCTTGTGGAAGATTTCCTCATGTAGATTGTAAGATGAGGAACCCAAAAGGGGTGCATTGTAGgttaagtggaggcagtctggcttcctcacccaggtgtctgggtggCTAAGGGAAGctgtgttcccatagccttggagtggcctgataaccagtgttctcacagccttgagaatgggtctgataaactgtgcCCGTGacatgaagtgggcttgcatgTGCAGAATTGTTATGtcatgtaatgttctggcagttttccagctttgttcccctctagtgtTTAAACAGATAGGGATTCCCTGCTGGGCATGATGATAATGAGAGATATGCAAGGAGACAGGTGCCACAATGGGTGCCATCCTGGGGAGTttgcagcatgcatggctcacccacctgtgaataaaagaatgccagacatcccaatggctctgtgaatatttttctgtctgcacaAATACCATGAGCATGCCTGGTCTTGAAGGGCAGCAACACATggagcttagtggattgagtgctggactgtgaatcaaagggttgctgg is a window of Phyllostomus discolor isolate MPI-MPIP mPhyDis1 chromosome 8, mPhyDis1.pri.v3, whole genome shotgun sequence DNA encoding:
- the ASGR1 gene encoding asialoglycoprotein receptor 1; protein product: MTKEYQDFQHLDNEENDHQFRQGLPPPQPLFQRLCSGPCLLLLSLGLSLLLLVVVCVIGSQNSKLQEELRTLRETVSNLTVSTEAEFKDLRTHGGGVGRKMKALESQMEKQQEDLSQDHSSLLLHVKTFVSDLRSLNCQLAILQGNGSENSCCPVNWVEHEGSCYWFSHTGKSWSEAEKYCQLENATLVVISSLEEQKFVQHHMGPGNTWIGLTDHTGSWKWVDGSDYEKGFRNWRPDQPDDWHGHGLGGGEDCAHLTADGRWNDDVCRRPYRWVCETELHRASKEPPPH